In Corylus avellana chromosome ca8, CavTom2PMs-1.0, the genomic stretch AGAATATTACAGCATTAACTATATAGTCTATATTACACAGGTTGGAGCTTACTCATGATCTTGATaaataaaatgctaaaaaatGGATAGAGTTTTATGGATCCAAATTGCTAGGCATTCAAATAGTAAATGTGAGTGAGTTCTATATATAGGGTCCATTTGCCCGAATAGAGGGGACTTGCTCGAACAAATGGAACTCATAAAAGCTCTCTTACATTTACaaccaaattgaaaataatttgggCAACATACTTATTAGAAATCTCTATCCGAGTTTCTTTCAAACTAGGGAAACAAATTTATTCTAATCCAATCTATAGAATTGTCATGTATTCTTTTAGTATGCAAGAAGTGATTACTACATACCATATTTTTGGCCCCACATATCTAATTATATCTAATAATGTATAGGTTACTTCTTTTGCTAGAAATGACACTGATCCTTAAAAGAtaaatcttttttgttttggttgagtgaaggaaagaaaaaggtaattaaGTAGAAAGCGAATAGTAGTGTAAGGCCTGAGACAGCTTGCCCCCGAGCCCACTATCGAAACGTATGTAAATGGGCCTGTTTTAAAATAAggccttgtttttttttttttttgaaaggaaaataagGCTGTTCATCGGTTGTTGAGGCACCCTGATCCCAATTAAACGCAACAAAATGGTTGGCTTCTTAATCCCACCCGAAAGAAGTAAAAGCAACAAACGAAAGACGCGGTCTTATTTACTACAACAACGTGTTGCAAagatttttctaaaatattacatataatATGAGATGCTATTTACCATCTGCACACGCGCAAGCGGGTTTTCTACATACAAAATACGCTATACCTAAATCACACCCACGGAATGATTAGAGACAGAACGAATCTATAGTCTAGACAACAGGAGCTTGAATATGGTCGGGAGAAGAAAGTGAGTTGACACTAGTATCAGTAAGACATCTGCACTACAAACACATCTCTCTGGGATAGCTCATCCTCATTCTCATTCTCCTCCAATGATCTCCCCATTGTTTCACGCGTGAACAAATATGTTACCACCGCTCCCATCACACAAACTCCGGCAAGTATTACCATAACGGCAGTCATTATAATTGGGTTGGGCTTAGCACCATGGTCCTTTCGATGAACCTGTAAAGCCCAGTAAATTCCAACTGAGCCAATAATTGCCCCCACCTTCCCAGCAGCCCCAGAAATGCCATGACATGTTGATCTAAATCTCGCTGGAAAAAGCTCAGCGGGAACTATAAAGGTGGTAGTGTTTGGTCcgaaatttgagaagaaaaagataaggcCATAGAGGACCTTGTAACCTAAATCTTTGTGATTTTGCCAATATGGTATATAGGGTATCCCAATTGATAAATAAACCGCTGCCATGAAGAGAAAACCCATTGTTTGGATTTTGACTCTTCCAACACGATCGATGAAATAGACAGTGAACCAGTAGCCTGGAATTGTGAAACATACAGCGAAAATTGCTTGGACACTGGCAACATCTAAAGCTTCTTTGtaggcatttttttttgtatccaGTGGATTTCCGTATATCTGAAGGTTGAAGACATTCATGCTGTAAAAGACAATGTCGACAAGAAACCATGTGCAGGAAGAAGCGAATAAATCACGACCATGGCGACGAAAGAATTGCTTGGAGAAGAGGGGATAGGGCAGTTCATTTGGTGGGAGTGGGTTATCTTCCGCAAGCTGACTCATTGAAACTTCCAACACTTTCTCCATGTCCTTAGCCGCTTGGGCCACATTATGCTCCACCAAAGCTGTATATCTGTATATacgaatttattatttttcttaatttaggtataattaatttcttgattAATGTTATAAGTCACTTTTATATAACTTTTGTGTCACACTAAGAATgtcgtgacttttaaaattacaattgaacTTATAATTGATCATGATAAATTAAAAGCCATGTACTTTTTGGATCGAAAGACTAAGAAAAACCAATTCCTTCAGCCACAAGTTTTCCTCAAGAATAATTGCATGTGGAAaggcttttttttaatataatttattaaattattatgtgtttaaGATATATACGATTCTTACTTtcgttttcaaaattttatatcaactactttataaaaaatacatgtaattttttttataaaaaaaaaagaaaaaaaatataattaagaaaatataatgaCCTGGCAGTTTCGGGCATAAGCATACGCCAATAGAAGGTTAATGCAGCTGGAATTGCCCCCAACATCAATATCAACCTCCATGCAATATCAGCCTTCTGAGGCGTCGGATCCGTTGCCGATACGCGTACGTCCGATGTAGCGTCAAATATCTTGCACACCATCATCGTGACCATGGAAGCAGTCAAAATCCCTAAGCCCTGCATGCTGAAAACCGCAGCTATGAGTGCTCCACGTGTCGTCTTGTTAGCGAACTCCGACATGATGGTAGCCGACAAGGGATAGTCTCCTCCAATTCCCAAGCCCAAC encodes the following:
- the LOC132190656 gene encoding probable inorganic phosphate transporter 1-9, with the protein product MALKVLSALDTAKTQYYHIKAIIIAGMGLFTDAYDLFCILPIMGLIGRVYFENEPDGSKKYKIVTSTMLAIALLGTAIGQLLFGSLGDRVGRRRMYGIALMIMVLSSIGCGFSICTTRNCVLVSLGLFRFMLGLGIGGDYPLSATIMSEFANKTTRGALIAAVFSMQGLGILTASMVTMMVCKIFDATSDVRVSATDPTPQKADIAWRLILMLGAIPAALTFYWRMLMPETARYTALVEHNVAQAAKDMEKVLEVSMSQLAEDNPLPPNELPYPLFSKQFFRRHGRDLFASSCTWFLVDIVFYSMNVFNLQIYGNPLDTKKNAYKEALDVASVQAIFAVCFTIPGYWFTVYFIDRVGRVKIQTMGFLFMAAVYLSIGIPYIPYWQNHKDLGYKVLYGLIFFFSNFGPNTTTFIVPAELFPARFRSTCHGISGAAGKVGAIIGSVGIYWALQVHRKDHGAKPNPIIMTAVMVILAGVCVMGAVVTYLFTRETMGRSLEENENEDELSQRDVFVVQMSY